From Sphingobacterium bambusae:
ACCAAAAAGTTGCGCGGTGCTCCGGGGAACAACCTATTGAAATCAAAACCGCCCACCCAGTAGGTCTCATTCAACAGGTTATTGACATTCGCCTGAATCTTAAACTTATCTACGGTATAATAGAGACCCGCATTCGCTACCCAGTAGCTAGGGAGTTGCAGGATATCCCTATTGGTATTTCGCTTGGAGGCATAGTTTGCTCCCAACGCAACGCCAAAGCCTTCCAAAAGGGGATCGACAAAATTGTAGCGCATCCATACGTTTCCTTGGGATTTCGGCGCATTGGGCATAATGTTGCCCACCTCTTCGGGATCATCACTAGCGGTAATCTTGGCGATGTTATAGGAAAAGTTTCCGGTGATGCTAAAGTTGGAGCGAATCTGTCCATAGGCCTCCAGCTCGACACCTTTTGCCTGTTGTTGACCAATTTGACGCAGCAAATCAGCGTTGCCCGCAGCGCCGGCATTCACCAAAATATTGTTCTGCTCGATCCGGTACACCGACGTGGTTACAAAGAGCCGTTTGGCGAGGAACTCCATTTTCGCACCCGCTTCCCACATGTTGCTGATCAACGGATCAAAAGGACCGCCATAAGTCTCCGGCGCACCGATGGTTCCGGCCGACTGCGGCTGGTAGCCCTCGACATAGGTTGCGTAGAAACTTACTGCCTCGATAGGTGTATAGACCAACCCAATGCGTGGGATAAAGGCACGCTGACGAACCTTGCGTTCATCATCTTTTTCGTAGTTCAACAGATCGGTATAAAACTCCTGACGGAAACCCAAAAGCACCTGCAGGGTTTTCCACGCCAACTGCTCTTGCAGATACACACCATGCACATAGTAGCGCGAAGGTGTCTCTTCGTCGGAAACATTGATATAACGGGATATTTCAGAAATGGAGTAATCAGGGTTGGCTAGGTCAAAGTAAGGCACATTTGGCACCGGCAATCCGCCTTCAAACTGGTACAGCTCTGGCTTAGACTTGTCGTAGGTAGGGTACACACTCTTTCCATCACGACCCAAGAATCCGGAAGCATTATACGTGGAGTTACCACGAGGGAAACGTTCGTTGATATGATCGTAGCCGACAAGCAGCTTATGGGACACCGCACCTGTTGTTAGCTGCATATTGAAATAGGTGCTTAGATTGTCCACGTAGTTCTTCCGCAGGCGACGTATCGTAGACATTTCCATAAGTGTAGGAATAGCGTTGCCCAAGGAGTCCTTTGCATAGCGATTGTTGGTGCGGTGCTCCAACAGGTCCTCGTCGTACAGCGATTTTAGGTAGGATGCGTTGAAGCTGATATTGTCCGTGAGCTTGTGCTGTAACGAAATGGTGGAGAAGAGATTCATCTCGTTCTGGTAATCGTTTTTTCGCCCCAAGGCGAAGGATATCGGTGTCGAATAGATATCCGCAGCATCGGTGGCATTAAATATCGGTTGCCCGCGGTCCAAGCGTCCTTTGTTGGATTGGTATACCAAATCAAAATTCACCCGCGTTCGGTCGTTCGGTACGAAAGAAAACGAGGGTGCAAGCACCATAGCAGAACCATCCTGCAACATGCGGAAGGACTCGGCATTTTGGTAGGCCAGATTGACGCGGTAAAGCAA
This genomic window contains:
- a CDS encoding TonB-dependent receptor domain-containing protein, translated to MRHYLTIMLCCAMFFNLSAQSNRAKVISGTVHSADGKPLPGVTIRLKQLKISTLTDAFGQYSIAVPSDSLQLEFRLIGYEPLNEQVYLKGESEHKLSVSLTLSADEIQSVEVIGRKESGYKNSISFSGTKTATAIKLTPQTISYVTKETLEDQQAFKTSDAIKNVSGVNQFSYNNNDFVLRGFRASNTLINGLRISTRGWSQNLLPYVERIEVIKGPASALFANTDPGGTINTVTKKPLDEPRRAINFTTGSFNTYRSTLDFTGPMNDNKTLLYRVNLAYQNAESFRMLQDGSAMVLAPSFSFVPNDRTRVNFDLVYQSNKGRLDRGQPIFNATDAADIYSTPISFALGRKNDYQNEMNLFSTISLQHKLTDNISFNASYLKSLYDEDLLEHRTNNRYAKDSLGNAIPTLMEMSTIRRLRKNYVDNLSTYFNMQLTTGAVSHKLLVGYDHINERFPRGNSTYNASGFLGRDGKSVYPTYDKSKPELYQFEGGLPVPNVPYFDLANPDYSISEISRYINVSDEETPSRYYVHGVYLQEQLAWKTLQVLLGFRQEFYTDLLNYEKDDERKVRQRAFIPRIGLVYTPIEAVSFYATYVEGYQPQSAGTIGAPETYGGPFDPLISNMWEAGAKMEFLAKRLFVTTSVYRIEQNNILVNAGAAGNADLLRQIGQQQAKGVELEAYGQIRSNFSITGNFSYNIAKITASDDPEEVGNIMPNAPKSQGNVWMRYNFVDPLLEGFGVALGANYASKRNTNRDILQLPSYWVANAGLYYTVDKFKIQANVNNLLNETYWVGGFDFNRLFPGAPRNFLVSVGYTF